One genomic segment of Protaetiibacter intestinalis includes these proteins:
- a CDS encoding AAA family ATPase, which translates to MAAVETVIDGKRDAIELATTVLLAEGHLLVEDVPGVGKTMLARALAKSVDCTVNRIQFTPDLLPSDITGVSVYNQAEREFEFKPGPIFANIVIGDEINRASPKTQSALLESMEERQVSVDGATHVLPDPFTVIATQNPVEMEGTYALPEAQRDRFMARISMGYPDAANEAAMLRTREQGSPLDELRPVVTIERLRQMVLTVRDVFVSPAVEHYAVAIAAATRVDKELRLGASPRATLQLVRAAKARAALDGRDFVLPDDIDALAVPVLAHRLMAAKSSGGYGREALAEIAARIVQATPVPLGAAGPA; encoded by the coding sequence CGCGATCGAACTCGCCACCACCGTGCTGCTCGCCGAGGGGCACCTGCTCGTGGAGGACGTGCCGGGCGTCGGCAAGACGATGCTGGCCCGGGCGCTCGCCAAGAGCGTCGACTGCACCGTCAACCGCATCCAGTTCACGCCCGACCTGCTGCCCTCCGACATCACGGGCGTGTCCGTCTACAACCAGGCCGAGCGCGAGTTCGAGTTCAAGCCGGGCCCCATCTTCGCCAACATCGTCATCGGCGACGAGATCAACCGGGCGAGCCCCAAGACCCAGTCGGCCCTGCTCGAGTCGATGGAGGAGCGTCAGGTCTCGGTCGACGGCGCCACCCACGTGCTGCCCGACCCGTTCACGGTCATCGCCACCCAGAACCCGGTCGAGATGGAGGGCACCTACGCCCTCCCGGAGGCGCAGCGCGACCGCTTCATGGCGCGCATCTCGATGGGCTACCCGGATGCCGCGAACGAAGCGGCGATGCTCCGCACGCGCGAGCAGGGCAGCCCGCTCGACGAGCTGCGCCCCGTCGTCACGATCGAGCGGCTGCGGCAGATGGTCCTCACCGTGCGGGACGTGTTCGTGAGCCCCGCCGTCGAGCACTACGCGGTCGCGATCGCCGCCGCCACGCGCGTCGACAAGGAGCTGCGCCTCGGCGCGAGCCCGCGGGCGACCCTGCAGCTGGTGCGCGCCGCGAAGGCGCGCGCCGCCCTCGACGGCCGCGACTTCGTGCTGCCCGACGACATCGACGCGCTCGCCGTGCCGGTGCTCGCCCACCGCCTGATGGCCGCGAAGTCCTCCGGCGGCTACGGGCGCGAGGCGCTCGCCGAGATCGCGGCGCGCATCGTGCAGGCCACCCCGGTGCCGCTCGGCGCCGCAGGCCCGGCCTGA